In one Pseudomonas fitomaticsae genomic region, the following are encoded:
- a CDS encoding ABC transporter permease, producing MFPESFTFSIADWVNGWVDALVTNYGDVFRHISDTLLWAIVNLEGLLRAAPWWLMLAIVGVVAWHATRKVVTTAVIVGLLFLVGAVGLWDKLMQTLALMMVATVISVLIGVPLGILSARSNRLRSVLMPLLDIMQTMPSFVYLIPVLMLFGLGKVPAIFATVIYAAPPLIRLTDLGIRQVDGEVMEAINAFGANRWQQLFGVQLPLALPSIMAGINQTTMMALSMVVIASMIGARGLGEDVLVGIQTLNVGRGLEAGLAIVILAVVIDRITQAYGRPRHEVSK from the coding sequence ATGTTTCCCGAAAGCTTTACCTTTTCCATCGCCGACTGGGTCAACGGTTGGGTCGATGCGCTGGTCACCAACTACGGCGATGTGTTCCGCCATATCTCCGACACCCTGCTGTGGGCCATCGTCAATCTTGAAGGCCTGCTGCGCGCCGCACCGTGGTGGTTGATGCTGGCCATCGTCGGCGTCGTGGCCTGGCACGCCACGCGCAAAGTCGTGACCACCGCGGTGATCGTCGGTCTGTTGTTCCTGGTCGGTGCTGTCGGTCTGTGGGACAAGTTGATGCAGACCCTCGCGCTGATGATGGTGGCGACGGTCATTTCGGTGCTGATCGGCGTACCGCTGGGGATTCTCTCGGCGCGCAGCAATCGCCTGCGTTCGGTGCTGATGCCGCTGCTCGACATCATGCAGACCATGCCGAGCTTCGTGTACCTGATTCCGGTGCTGATGCTGTTCGGCCTGGGCAAGGTGCCGGCGATTTTCGCCACCGTGATCTACGCCGCACCGCCGCTGATCCGTTTGACCGATCTGGGCATCCGCCAGGTCGACGGCGAAGTGATGGAAGCGATCAACGCCTTCGGTGCCAACCGCTGGCAGCAGCTGTTCGGCGTGCAATTGCCGCTGGCCCTGCCGAGCATCATGGCCGGGATCAACCAGACCACCATGATGGCCCTGTCGATGGTGGTAATCGCCTCGATGATCGGCGCCCGTGGCCTGGGTGAAGATGTGCTGGTGGGCATTCAGACCCTCAACGTCGGACGCGGCCTGGAAGCCGGTCTGGCGATCGTGATTCTCGCAGTGGTCATCGACCGCATTACCCAGGCGTATGGTCGGCCACGGCATGAGGTGAGCAAATGA
- a CDS encoding quaternary amine ABC transporter ATP-binding protein, with protein sequence MSNATVSKIEVKNVFKIFGNRASDALAMVGQGKTKDQVLNETGCVVGVNDLSLSIGTGEIFVIMGLSGSGKSTLVRHFNRLIDPTSGAILVDGVDILQYDMEALREFRRHKISMVFQSFGLLPHKTVLDNVAYGLKVRGETKQLCAERALHWINTVGLKGYENKYPHQLSGGMRQRVGLARALAADTDIILMDEAFSALDPLIRAEMQDQLLELQKTLHKTIVFITHDLDEAVRIGNRIAILKDGRLIQVGTPKEILHSPADEYVDRFVQRRAAVV encoded by the coding sequence ATGAGCAACGCAACCGTGAGCAAGATCGAAGTCAAAAACGTCTTCAAGATTTTCGGCAACCGCGCCTCGGACGCCCTGGCGATGGTCGGCCAGGGCAAGACCAAGGATCAGGTGCTGAACGAAACCGGTTGCGTGGTCGGGGTCAACGACTTGTCCCTGAGCATCGGCACCGGCGAGATCTTCGTGATCATGGGCCTTTCCGGCTCCGGCAAATCGACCCTGGTACGCCACTTCAACCGCCTGATCGACCCGACCAGCGGCGCGATCCTGGTGGACGGCGTGGACATCCTGCAATACGACATGGAAGCCTTGCGTGAATTTCGCCGGCACAAGATCAGCATGGTGTTCCAGAGCTTCGGCCTGCTGCCGCACAAGACCGTGCTCGACAACGTCGCCTACGGCCTGAAAGTGCGCGGCGAGACCAAGCAACTGTGCGCCGAACGCGCGCTGCACTGGATCAACACCGTGGGCCTCAAGGGCTACGAAAACAAATACCCGCACCAGCTCTCCGGCGGCATGCGCCAGCGTGTCGGTCTGGCCCGCGCCCTGGCGGCGGACACCGACATCATCCTGATGGACGAAGCGTTCAGTGCGCTGGATCCGCTGATCCGCGCCGAGATGCAGGATCAGTTGCTGGAGCTGCAAAAGACCCTGCACAAGACCATCGTTTTCATCACTCACGACCTCGACGAGGCCGTGCGCATCGGCAACCGCATCGCGATCCTCAAGGACGGCCGCCTGATCCAGGTCGGCACGCCGAAAGAGATCCTGCATTCGCCGGCGGACGAGTATGTCGACCGCTTCGTGCAGCGGCGGGCGGCGGTGGTCTGA